The genomic stretch CTTCGCCCGAATGGCCATGGATGCCGAGGAGACTGCGGCCTTGACGGCCGGCGGCCATACGGTTGGTAAGACCCATGGTAACGGCAATGCCGATGCCCTTGGTGCCGAGCCGGAAGCTGCGGACGTTAATGAACAGGGGCTCGGCTGGCACAACCCGAACCTGCAGGGCAAAGCCGCCAATGCAATAACCTCAGGGCTGGAAGGCGCCTGGACCACCAACCCGACTCAGTTCGATATGGGGTATTTCGATCTTCTGTTCGGCTACGAATGGCGGCAGACCAAGAGTCCGGCGGGTGCAAATCAGTGGGAACCGATCGATATCAAAGAGGAGGATATGCCGGTTGATGCGACTGATCCGTCAGTCCGTCGCATGCCGATGATGACCGACGCCGACATGGCCATGAAGATGCATCCGGCATTCCGGCCGATCTGCGAAAAATTCATGGCCGACCCGGAATACTTCAAGGACTGCTTCGCCCGTGCCTGGTTCAAGCTGACTCACCGGGATATGGGGCCGAAGTCACGGTACATCGGTCCGGACGTGCCAGCCGAAGACCTGATCTGGCAGGATCCGGTCCCCCAGGGTGAGACCAATTACATTGAGGAAGTGGTCAAGGAGAAGATCGCCGAAGCCGGTGTGAGCCTGAATGAACTGGTCTGCACCGCCTGGGACAGCGCCCGCACCTTCCGGGGTTCTGACATGCGCGGCGGTGCCAATGGTGCCCGAATCCGTCTGGCTCCCCAGAAAGACTGGGAAGGCAATGAGCCGGATCGTCTGGCCAGGGTGCTGAAGGTGTACGAGAAGATCTCTGCCGACACTGGCGCCAGCATGGCTGACGTGATTGTGCTGGGTGGCAACCTGGGTATCGAGATGGCTGCAAAGGCCGCCGGCCATGACGTTCATGTTCCCTTCCTGAAGGGCCGTGGCGATGCCTCCGACGAAATGACCGATGCCGAGTCGTTCGAGCCGCTTGAGCCGTTGTCTGATGGCTTCCGCAACTGGCAGAAGAAGGACTATGTGGTCAAGCCGGAAGAGATGCTTCTGGACCGCGCCCAGTTGATGGGCCTGACCGCACCGGAAATGACCGTTCTGCTCGGTGGCCTGCGGGTGCTCGGCACCAACCATGGCGGCACCAAGCACGGCGTTTTCACGGATCGCGTCGGCCAGTTGACCAATGATTTCTTCGTGAACCTGACCGATATGGCGAACCGCTGGGAGCCAACCGGCAAGAACTCGTACAACATCGTGGATCGCAAGAATGGCAACACCAAGTTCACCGCGACCCGGGTTGATCTGGTGTTCGGTTCCAACTCCATCCTGCGTGCCTACGCAGAGCTGTACGCCCAGGACGACAACGAAGAGAAGTTCGTGAAGGACTTTGTTGCTGCCTGGACCAAGGTCATGAACGCCGATCGCTTCGACGTCAAGTAAGACCTGCCAGTCAGTAAATGGGCACCCCGGTAACGGGGTGCCCGTCTACCAACTTCCCGCCAAATTCCTTACAATCCGCTCCGGCTGATTTTTGAACAGCCTTTCCCTGAACAGACCCTCGTTGCTGGAGCACTCATGCGAATCATCCTCGCCCCGATGGAAGGGCTGGTCGACGCACCCATCCGTGAAACACTGACCAGAGTCGGTGGCATTGACCGGTGCGTAACCGAATTTGTTCGCGTGACCCACGGCATGCTCCCGCCCAGGGTGTTCTACAAATACGCCCCGGAACTGCACAATCAGTCACTCACCGAAGTGGGCACACCGGTGGCCGTCCAGTTGCTGGGCTCGGACCCGCAACAGATGGCCCGCCATGGCGTGCGGGCCGCGGAACTGGGCGCGACCCAGGTGGATATCAATTTCGGCTGCCCCGCCAAGACCGTCAACAAGCACAAGGGTGGTTGCGTGTTGATGCGCGAGCCCGAGCTGATGCACGAGATTGTGACGGCAGTCCGCCAGGCTGTGCCGGCGGCAGTGCCGGTTACCGCGAAAATGCGTTTGGGTTATGACGATCGGTCCATGGGCGTTGCCTGCGCCCAGGCCCTCGAGGCCGCAGGCGCGGAAGAGATCGTTATCCATGCCCGCAGCAAGGTGGATGGTTACAAACCGCCTGCCTACTGGGAGGAAATCGCCCGGGCCCGGGAAGCTGTGAATACCCGTATCATCGCCAATGGTGAGATCTGGTCTGTCGCCGATTACTGGCGCTGCCGTGAAGTTTCGGGCTGCGAGGATGTGATGATTGGCCGCGGCCTGATCGCCCGGCCAGACCTGGCCCGCCAGATCAAGGCCAGCCAGCAGGGCATAACGGTACCGGATATGACCTGGCCGGAAGCGGTGGCCCTGGTTCGTGAGTACGCCACCGTGCTCCAGGGCTGGCTGGAAGACCGCTATGTGACGGGCCGCATCAAGCAATGGCTCAACTTTCTGCGCCAGGGCTTTGCCGAAGCGGAAGCCCTCTGGCCCGACGCCCGCAAGATCCGCCAGGTGGCGCCCATGCTGGCGTGTCTGGAGCAACCGGTGTCGATTACGGATTCCCGCGCGGCCTGATCCGTCTGCATCGAAAATTCTTCTTCTCGCTGACTACACTGGTACTAAGAGCGCTAACGTTCGTATCAGTGTGGGTATGAACAATAAAACAAGTGGGAGGACGAATAATATGTCTCAAGGATTGTTCCGAAGCACCGTCGCCATGGCGGGGGCCTCTGCCTGTCTGTTGCTGGGCGCAGCGCTGCCGGCCGTTGCCGATGACCATGTGGTGAAAGTCACTCCGCTGGGCAGCCATGATGGCGAATTCTGCAGCCGCGACCGCGCACTGGTCTTTGAAGACCCCAATGGCACCCGCATTCTTTACGATGCCGGGCGAACCGTCGCCGGACCCGACGATCCCAGGCTGGGCAAGGTTGATATCATCCTCGTGTCCCACATGCACGGAGACCATATAGGAGACCAGCGAATCAGCAAGACCAATCAGGGTACCTGCGCCTCGCCGGCCACCGATGTCTCCACATTGCCGCAGTCCAACACCATCGATATCGCCGTACAAAATAACGCGAAGATTGTAACGGGCAGCGAGATGCCGGCGTTCTTTGCCGCCAAGCTGAAGAATGCTGGCGGTGACCCCGCCAATTCAATGCTGGTGCGTTTTGGTGGCGAGCGGGAAGTGGGTGGCGTTGCCATCACCACCGTGCCTGCGGTGCACAGTAACGGTGTTTCTCCCGCGTTCCTGACCGGGCCGCTGGCGGAACATCTGAAAGCCGCCGGTGTCGCTGCCAGCGTTGGGCCGCCCACTGGCTATGTGCTGGAATTCTCCAATGGCCTGGTGGTGTACCTGTCAGGGGATACCGGCATTACCGCTGAGCAGGAGTTGGTGGTGAAAGACCACTACAAGGCGGAGCTGGCGGTCATGAACATTGGCGACACCTACACCACCGGACCGACCCAGGCGGCCTATGTGATCAACGATCTGGTGCAACCCAAGGCGGTGATCCCATCCCATGCCAATGAGCCGGCTACCTCCGGTGGCAAGGTTCAGGAGGGCACCCGTACAGCGCTGTTCCAGGCGTCGGTTAAGGTGCCGGTTTACGTGCCGCTCAGTGGTCGCACCATGGCATTTGATGGCTCGGCAAGTTGCGTCTCTGGCTGCCAGTGATTCAGCAGCCCGAAGCGGCGCCTGAACAGAAGGCCGGCCGGATTCAGTCTTCCATTTCCGGCCGGTAGGTGCCCGCCCGCGCGGCCCCGTTCAGTCGCGCCCGCTTGAGCATCGCGGCCTGGGCATCCGGGCCGTTGTCCAGGTTGCCGGCCCAGGCTTTCTGGGCCGGCTCCTGGAGCGCACGGCCATAGGAAAAGCTCAGCGCCCAGGGTTGTGGGCCTTGACTGTTCATGGCGTTCAGGTTGGCGGTGGCCTCCTCGGGAGTCTGGCCACCCGACAGAAAGAAGATGCCCGGAACGGCCGCCGGCACCACACGCTGAAAGACCTTGAGGGTTGCTGTCGCCACCTCTTCAGGAGACGCCTTCGGGCTTTCCTGGCCGGGGGTGACCATACTCGGTTTCAGGATCATCTGCGTCAGCTCGACTTTGTGCCGGTAGAGCGCGTGGAAGACCTCTCTCAACACTTCCCCGCTGACGTCTGCGCTCCGCTCGATCGTGTGGTTGCCGTCTATCAGCACCTCCGGCTCCACGATGGGCACAATGCCCAGTGACTGGCATATGGCCGCATAGCGTGCGAGAACCTCGGCATTCGCTTCCACGGCCTGGCGCGAGGGAAGGATGTCGGAGATGTGGAATACATTTCGCCATTTGGCAAACCGGGCGCCCTGATTCTTATAGATTTCCAGGCGGTCTTCCAGGCCATCAAGGCCCACCGTAATCTCGTCACCGGGCGCATTAACCAGAGGCTGCTTGCCCTTATCCACCTTGATGCCCGGCACGATGCCCTGGCTGGCAAGCAATCGGGGCATGGGTACATCGTCCAGACTGTTCTGGCCGAGGGTCTCCTCGAACAGAATAACACCACTTACCGACTCACCCAGGCCCGCTGCGGAAAAGATCAGGCTGCGGTATTCCCGGCGCTTTTGTTCGCTGGACTCGACACCCACGGCCTTGAAACGCTTGGCAATGGTGGGGTGGCTCTCATCCGCCGCGAGAATACCCTTGCCGGGCTGAACCAGTTCCCGGACGGTGGCGTTCAGTTCTTCCTGAATGGTCATAGTGCGCTCCTGAATAAAGTCGTTGCCGTCTGAATGTGCGCTCGGGCTGTCTTTCATTGTAGACGCTGAATGGTGCCATGGAATTTGATCTGGGCTAAGGCAGAAAGCAGTGTTGTGAATTAGGCTGTAGGTGATAACCACAGGAAAAGGAAAGGCCTGAATATGAAGACCGTTGTCAGTGTGAGCCAGGGATCTGCAGAATACGATTACGATCTGGAAACCGAATTTCTGGGCCAGCCATTTCGTATAATCCGGATCGGCACGGACGGCGATCTGGCGCGCGCGGAAGCGGTGCTTGAATCGGTTCACGTTCAGGCAGACGCCATCGGGCTGAGCATGATCCACGATCACTACGAGGTGGGCCGGGAGCAGCTTGAGCATCCGGACACTGCCCGCCTGGAGGCCTGCGTTCCGGATAAGCCAGTCACCACCGGCGCGGGCCTGCGGGGTATTCTGCAGGAGTGGGCAGTGCGCCATACCCAGTCCGAGCTGGGGCATTTTTTCGACAACGCCCGGGTACTGTTCATGAATGGCCAGGCAGGCTATCGCATTGCCCGGGCGCTCTCTGAACACACGGAAAACCTGTTCTTCGCCGACCCCTACAACGATTTCGGCGTGCCAAGGCTGCTGACATCGCTGAATCAGCTTGAAACCTACACCTCGCTGACCGCCCCCCTGATGTTCCACCCCGTGGCGGTTAAAACCATCGAGGCGCTTCTGCGCACGCCGCTCTATCGTCTCGGTGAGGGTCTGGTTAAGGGTTCACTGCATCACGCAGTGGCCGAAGCCCATGTGATTGTGGCGGCTATCGGAGATCTGGAGCATTTCACCCGGAAAGAGCTGGATGGCAAAACCGTGATCACCTCCCGTGTTGCCGAGTCGTCCCTCGACTGGATGCGTTCCAGGAACGTGGCCATGGTGGTGGATTACAGCCCCTGGCTGGAGGGCCGCCCGGTGGGCGTGAATGTGATGGAAGCCATGATCAGCGCCGCGCTTTCCCGCACGCCGGAACAGCTTGGGCCGGATGATTACCTGGATGTGATCCAGAGCCTGGGGATTGAGCCCCGGATCCTTTACCCGAATGGTTATCGCCGGGTAAATCGCTTCGCCTTTGTCATCCACCCCCTGTCGCAGCAGTATCTCACCAAAACACCGCCTCTGGACTGGATTGCCAATGTCTCACCGCCGGTGGTGATGAACCTGGTCGAAAAGGCCGTGGCCTATACTCCGCCGTTTATCTATTCAAAAGTATCGGGGGTTCATTCGCCGACCGGTGATGAGGTGGAGGGCTGGCTGATTACGGTGGGCGGTACGCCGAGGGAAATCATGGCCCATGGGCCGGAATTTACCTACGCGCGCCTGCTGCAGGCGGCAAAGCTGGCGAAGGAACTCGGAGCCCAGATCATGGGCCTTGGTGCGTTTACCAAGGTCGTGGGAGATGCGGGGATTACGGTGGCCAAGCGGGCGCCGCTGCCGATTACCACCGGCAACAGCTACAGTGCCTCCGGCGCCCTCTGGGCTGCCCACGACGCCATGAAGAAAATAGGGCGGGTCAGTATCGGTCCCAGCGGTAAAGCCGCCGGCAAGGCCATGGTGGTGGGCGCCACGGGAGCCATTGGGTCTGTCTGCGCCCGTTTGCTGGCAAAGGCGGTGGACGAGATCTACCTGGCCGCGCCGGAGCCGGCAAAACTGCTCGCCCTGAAGGAAAGCATCGAGCAGGAAACCCCCGGCGCCATTGTGCATGTGGCGGGCTCAGCCGAGCGTGACCTGGCCGACATGGACATGATCGTGACCGCCACTTCCGGTGCCGGAAAACGCATTCTCGATATCATGAAGGTAAAGCCCGGGTGCGTGATTACCGACGTGGCCCGGCCCCTCGATATCCCGGCGGAAGATGTGGCGAAACGCCCGGATGTGCTGGTGATCGAATCCGGCGAGATCCAGTTACCGGGCGAGGTGCGCATGAAGGATATTGGTCTGCCCAAAGGCATCGCCTATGCCTGCCTGGCGGAAACCATCGTGCTGGCCCTCGAAGGGCGCTTCGAGAATTTCACCCTGGGCCGCAACATTGAATGGGAGAAGGTGCGGGAGATCTACAAGCTGGGCCTGAAACATGGCATGAAGCTGGCCGCCATCTCCGGGGTGAACGGGGTGTTCACCGAGGAGGATTTCGAACGGGTTCGAGTTCTGGCGGCCAGCAAAGAGGATCAGGCTGAAGGGTCAAGCGTACCGGCGTAACGCAGGCGGTGACGGCCGCAGGTTTGCCATCAATCAGCAGAATTCTTTACGCCAGGCCTGCCCTGGCTGCCCGGGCGTGATGCAGCTTTCGGTAGCTTTCGATCAGCCGCTGATGTTTCTCCAGTCCTTCCAGCTGCATGTTGGTTGGTTCAAGACCATGGAACCTTACGGAACCATCCACTGAGCCGACAACCGCTGCCATGGTTTTTTCACCGAACATGCGAGTGAAGTTGGTGATGTAGTCATCCAGCTCCATCTCTTCATCAAGGGTGACTTCCAGAACGGCATACATCGCCCGGTAGAACAGACCCCGCTCAACGGTGTTGTCGTTGAACTGCAGGAACATGTCCACGAACTCCAGCGCTTCCTCGTGCCACTGCAGGGCGAGACAGATCAGGATCTTCAGCTCCAGGATGGTGAGCTGGCCCCAGATCGTGTTCTCGTCAAACTCCACGCCAATCAGGGTGATGATTGTCATGTAGTTGTCCAGCTGGCTCGCTTCAAGGCGTTCCACCAGGTCGGCCAGTTGCTCGTCGCTCAGGCGGTGCAGGTTAAGAATGTCTTTCCGGTAGTCCAGGGCCATGTTGGTGTTGTCCATGATCAGGTCTTCCACCGGGTACACCTCGGAATAGCCCGGAACGAGGATCCTGCAGACCGGCGCGCCTAGCTCCTCATAAACCGCGACATACACTTCCTTGCCCATATCCCCGAGAATGCCGAACAGGCACGCGGCTTCCTCGGCGTTGGTGCCGGAGAAATCCCATTCGACAAAATCGTAGTCTGATTTTGCACTGAAGAAGCGCCAGGACACCACGCCGGTGGAGTCGATGAAGTGCTCCACGAAGTTGTTCGGCTCGGTGACTGCCAGGCTGTTGAATGTGGGTGCTGGCACGTCGTTGAGGCCTTCGAAGCTGCGGCCCTGAAGCAGCTCGGTCAGGCTGCGCTCAAGGGCCACCTCGAAGCTTGGGTGGGCGCCAAAGGAGGCAAACACACCGCCGGTTCGCGGGTTCATCAGGGTAACGCACATCACCGGGAACTGGCCGCCAAGGGAGGCATCCTTCACCAGCGTCGGGAAGCCCTGGGCTTCGAGGGCTTCGATACCCTCAAGAATGTCCGGGTATTTCTCAAGTACTTCCCGGGGCACGTCCGGCAAGGCAATTTCTTCTTCAATAATCTGTTTCTTCACCGCCCTCTCGAAAATCTCCGAGAGGCACTGAACCTCTGCCTCTTGCAGGGTGTTACCGGCACTCATGCCATTGCTGAGGAACAGGTTCTCGATCAGGTTGGAGGGGAAATACACCACCTCGCCGTCTGACTTGCGTACAAAGGGCAGGGAGACTATCCCGCGCTCGGTCTTCCCGGAGTTGGTATCGATCAGGTTGGAGCCGGACAGCTCGCCGTCCGGGTTGTAGATGGCCAGGCAGTGGTCATCCAGGATGCCTTCCGGCAGCTCATCGTCGGGGCCGGGCTTGAACCACTTTTCGTTTGGATAGTGGACAAACTCGCTGTTGGCGATGTCTTCCCCGAAGAACTGGTCGTTGTAAAAGAAGTTGCAGCTCAGGCGCTCTATGAACTCTCCCAGGGCAGAGCAAAGCGCGCTTTCCTTGGTGGCACCCTTGCCATTAGTGAAGCACATGGGTGAGGCGGCATCACGGATATGCAGCGACCACACATGGGGCACGATGTTGCGCCAGGAGGCAATCTCGATCTTCATGCCCAGCTCTTCAAGGATGCCGGTCATGTTGGCGATGGTCTGCTCCAGGGGCAGGTCCTTGCCTTCTATAAACGTCTGGGTGCCGCCTTCCGGCTGAGTCATCAGGAGAGCCTGGGCATCGGCATCCAGGTTCTCGACGGTTTCAATCTCGAAGGTGGGGCCGGTCTGCACCACCTTTTTCACTGTGCAGCGGTCGATGGAGCGGAGGATGCCCTGCCGGTCCTTGTCGGAGATGTCCTCCGGCAGCTCCACGGAAATCTTGAAGATCTGGTTGTAACGGTTCTCGGGATCCACAATGTTGTTCTGGGACAGGCGGATATTCTCGGTGGGAATATCCCGGGCCAGGCAGTAAACCCGGACAAAATAGGCCGCGCACAGGGCAGAGGACGCCAGGAAGTAATCAAACGGGCTGGGCGCGGAGCCATCGCCCTTGTAGCGGATGGGCTGGTCCGTTACGACCGTGAAATCGTCAAACCTGGCTTCAAGTCTGAGGTTCTCGAGAAAGTTGACGTTGATTTCCATTACAAAGAGTCCTGGATCGGAGAATTTGGCGCGCTGTGGCTTGAAAGCCTGTGATGAATGGCGGCCATTATCCAGTTTTTGCAGGCGTTCGTCTTGGTCGGTGTTTTACGGATAACTCAAGGAAAACGCCTGCTCCATGGTGAAGCGCGTGCCAAGAAGGCCGACGCGGGTGATGTGTCCGGATAAGAAGCGGAGGAATGAAGCGTCCCGGCCCCGTGACCGGGACGCTGGCTCACCGGGATGGTGAGTGCAATGAGGTTAGCGGTGATCAGACGTCAAAGAAGCCTTCATCACCTGCATCGTCCCACTCGCCGGCATCCCAGTGACCGTTTTCGTTGTCGTCATAGGTGTCGTAGTAGCTATCATAGAGCTCGCCGGCGTCCAGATAGTCGTTGTTGTCGACGTCCCATTCTGAGAATTCATAGTCGAAGCCAACGTCTTCGAATTCACCAACGTCGAGCAACCCGTCGTCGTTCAGATCCCAGTCGGCGTAGATACCGGAATCGCTCAGGGTGTTGTAGTACTCGTCTTTGGAAATCTTGCCGTCGTCGTTGGCATCCTGAAAGGTAAAGTTGGCCGCTGCCAACGACATTGAACTGGCCAGAGACAGTGCGATAAGTGAAGTGAGTTGAGCTTTCATAGAATGCTCCTTCTCTTTGTCGGCATAAATGAAATGTGCTGCCTGGGAGCGGTGTTAACTTATCCGCGTCCCTGTTACGGACGTTTAGGTTAATTCGCGCTGCTTTCAAGGCGCGAGGGGCAGTTTGAGTGGCTGTCAGTTCGATAGAAGCGTCACTGAGGATCTTGAAATGCCTGAAAGATATGGTTTTTTATCTAAATTCTTAAGGCCAATGCCGACCTGTTAAGATGCATTACGATTGCTTAATAATCATTTTTGTGCTTTGAGTAAAAGCTAACTCCACCACTTCAGAATCATCGGACGGACCGTCAGCCCGTGGACGATAATCGAGAGGACGATAACAACCAGCGTAATGTGGATAAGTTCCACGGAAAGCTCTTCAGGCAGGCCAAAGACGATGGCGAACATCAGGTAGTAGATCGAGCCGATGCCGCGTACGCCGAACCAGCCCACCAGCATCTGTAACCTTAACGGGGTTCCGGAACCAAGCAGACCGAGGAAAACACTGACCGGTCGGACCACTAAAAACAGGAAAAGTGCCAGGCCGATGGCTCTGAAGCTCCAGGAATCAAGAAACAGCATCCCGCCCAGCAAAAGAACAAGGGCCAGTTCCGACACCCGCTCCAGAGATTCCTTGAAAATAAGGGAACCATCCGATACCTGGGGGCTCAGTTGTGGCTGTGGCCTGCCTCTCGGGTCCGGAAATACTGACAGGGGATCGGCGGTATCACCGGGAGCGTTTTTACCTGCCTGCCTGAGCTCTGACTGCCGCAGGGAAATAGCGGCGACGAAAACCGCCAGAAACCCCCAGGCGTCAAGCGCCAGGCACATGCCGTAAACCACACCGATCAGGCCCAGGCCGAGAAAATCGTCAAGCAGGGGGCGCTCGCTGTCGAGGATGCGCTGCTTCTGCACCACTTGCGCCAATACGTGCCCCATCACCAGACCTACGAAAAGGGCAGCCAGCGTCGACCATAAAACGTCTTTCAGTGCCCAGGTGCCCATCAGTTCAAAACTTGCCGGTGTGCTGATCAGCGCCAGCCCCAGCATGACAAATGGGAAGGCGCTGCCGTCATTCATCCCGGCTTCGCTGGTCAGTGTGAATCGCAAGGGGTCTTTATCGCCCACATGCCGAACCTGAACCTCGGTCGCCAGCACCGGATCGGTGGGGGCGAGAATGGCGCCCAGCAGAATAGCCCCACCCAGGGGCAGGCCAAGCACGTAATATCCAAAAGCCGCTGTCAGGGCGACACTGATCGTCATGGACACAAAGGCCAGTCGGATGGGCGCCTTCCATTCCTGCCAAAGAAAGGGCACCGGCATCTTCATGCCTGCGATAAACAGCGACAGCAGTACCGCAACTTCGGCCAGCACCTCCAGAAAATGCGCCTGTTTCAGCGGGTTGAAATGAAAGGCACCAAACACCGTCGGTCCCAGGGCAATGCCTACCGCCAGGTAGACAAGGGTTGGTGTCAGATGGAATCGCTGCAAAATGGATAGCCGCAATCCGATCATGATCAGCAAACTCCCAATCAGGACAAACCAGATGGCAATGTTCACGGTGGCTCTCCAATGCGGTCCATGCGACCGTTCAATGTGACAGACTATTGCTGCAAGAACACGAACGGAAAAACACCTACCTGTTTGAAGGCGGGATATTGCACAGCGATTCCACTGGCATTTACCAGCCGATTCGCACCGGTGCGAAAGGCCTCCAGGCATCATCAAGGTATTCTGACTCCCTTCCAGCGACGCCGGAGCGCGTGTTCTGGCTGCACTTAAGTTTTGATTAAGGTTGGTCTGCCACACTGCCGCTCTCTGATATTGGGGCCTACGGCCTTTTCGCAGCCCCGTCGTCGCGAACAACTTGATTTACCTGAGGTGGCATGAAACGTTTTTGGCAGAGCCTGTTTGTCATGAATAAATCGACACTGATTGTTGTGGTGTCGGTATTCCTGATGGCATTTGGTAACCGTGCATTTTTTGCGAACATCGTCGATGTCTACCCGCTGAATCCGGGTAATGCCGCGTTTCTGATCTCCCTGGCGGTGGTCTTTGGCGCTGCTCTGGTTCTCATTTTCTCTCTGGTTTGTTATCGCTATACCACCAAGCCAGTGTTGATCACGATCCTGATGCTGTCTTCCTTTGCTGCCTATTTCATGGACAGCTATAACACAGTGATCGATACCGACATGCTGCGTAACGTGGCGCAGACCAACGTCTCTGAAGCGTCGGACCTGATGTCCGGTACCCTCGCGATTTACGTGATCTTGCTCGGCATTCTGCCGTCGTTGTTTGTCTATCGTGTTCGGATTACCACCGGAACGGTACGCCGGGATATTCTGTCCACCATCAAACTGGCGTCAATTTCGCTGGGTATTGGTGTGCTCACCGTTGTGGTCTTTGGCAATTTCTACGCTTCTTTTATCCGGGAACATAAAATATTGAGGTATTACGCCAATCCGTCTTTCTACCTTGTCTCGACCGTCAAGTTTGCCGG from Marinobacter subterrani encodes the following:
- a CDS encoding cation:proton antiporter, translated to MNIAIWFVLIGSLLIMIGLRLSILQRFHLTPTLVYLAVGIALGPTVFGAFHFNPLKQAHFLEVLAEVAVLLSLFIAGMKMPVPFLWQEWKAPIRLAFVSMTISVALTAAFGYYVLGLPLGGAILLGAILAPTDPVLATEVQVRHVGDKDPLRFTLTSEAGMNDGSAFPFVMLGLALISTPASFELMGTWALKDVLWSTLAALFVGLVMGHVLAQVVQKQRILDSERPLLDDFLGLGLIGVVYGMCLALDAWGFLAVFVAAISLRQSELRQAGKNAPGDTADPLSVFPDPRGRPQPQLSPQVSDGSLIFKESLERVSELALVLLLGGMLFLDSWSFRAIGLALFLFLVVRPVSVFLGLLGSGTPLRLQMLVGWFGVRGIGSIYYLMFAIVFGLPEELSVELIHITLVVIVLSIIVHGLTVRPMILKWWS